In Longimicrobiaceae bacterium, the following proteins share a genomic window:
- a CDS encoding replicative DNA helicase, translating into MPQLAEAPFVADSEALVLGAIISDAETVIPAIEERVGEADFARPLHRRVFRIAMQIHEDGGRPDIVSIGAALTELGESDAGQQLAYLSQLADAGIYAAIRIEYHVEKLRESTRRRRLAEAGRKIQALADPEIEVEEAIDEAGRLVLDVATDAALVESLRKIEGPEIRQVIEEKASKKTGVPTGFRDVDRMTFGFAPGDLVVIAGATGMGKTSYALQTAVSAARSGYPVAIFSLEMTRDELIWRMLCAEGMIDASKYRRDGPGGYPDSTWRIERVSMELKDLPIYVDDTSAVPLSHVRSRCRRMKAKHGLGLVVIDHLQIMRAEGETRAQALAEVTGGCKALAKDLGVPVVLLSQLSRFKDRADKRPTLSDLRESGAIEQDANTVLLLHRPEYYFGPTSKQGDNLVGKAECIIAKQRNGATGIVDLFFRAECARFEDLEDRE; encoded by the coding sequence GTGCCGCAGCTGGCTGAAGCCCCGTTCGTCGCGGACAGCGAGGCGCTGGTCCTGGGAGCAATCATCTCCGACGCGGAGACGGTGATCCCGGCGATCGAGGAGAGGGTGGGCGAGGCGGACTTCGCGCGACCCCTGCACCGCCGCGTGTTCCGCATCGCGATGCAGATCCACGAGGATGGGGGGCGTCCGGATATTGTCTCCATCGGCGCCGCGCTGACGGAGCTCGGCGAGTCGGACGCGGGACAGCAACTCGCCTACCTGTCACAACTGGCGGACGCGGGCATCTACGCGGCGATCCGCATCGAGTACCACGTTGAGAAGCTGCGGGAGTCAACCCGGCGCCGCCGGCTGGCCGAAGCCGGGCGGAAGATCCAGGCGCTAGCCGACCCGGAAATTGAGGTCGAGGAGGCGATCGACGAGGCGGGGCGGCTGGTACTGGACGTGGCGACCGACGCAGCCCTCGTGGAGAGTTTGCGGAAGATCGAGGGGCCGGAAATACGCCAGGTCATCGAGGAGAAGGCGAGCAAGAAGACGGGCGTCCCGACCGGGTTTCGGGATGTAGACCGCATGACGTTCGGGTTCGCGCCGGGCGATCTGGTGGTTATTGCGGGCGCAACAGGGATGGGTAAGACCAGCTACGCGCTGCAGACCGCGGTGAGCGCCGCCAGATCGGGCTATCCAGTTGCCATCTTCTCGCTCGAGATGACGCGCGACGAGCTCATCTGGCGGATGCTGTGCGCGGAAGGGATGATCGACGCCAGCAAATACCGCCGCGACGGGCCGGGCGGGTATCCGGATTCCACGTGGAGGATCGAGCGCGTCTCCATGGAACTCAAGGACCTGCCGATCTACGTGGACGACACCTCGGCCGTTCCGCTCTCTCACGTCCGTTCGCGGTGTCGCCGGATGAAGGCGAAGCATGGCCTGGGCCTGGTGGTGATCGACCACCTGCAGATCATGCGCGCAGAGGGCGAAACGCGCGCCCAGGCGCTCGCGGAGGTCACCGGCGGATGCAAGGCACTGGCGAAGGACCTGGGTGTGCCGGTGGTGCTCCTGTCTCAGCTCTCTCGCTTCAAGGACCGGGCGGACAAGCGGCCCACGCTCTCCGACTTGCGAGAATCTGGCGCGATCGAGCAGGACGCGAACACGGTGCTCCTGCTGCACCGCCCCGAGTACTACTTCGGCCCCACGAGCAAGCAGGGGGACAACCTCGTCGGCAAGGCCGAGTGCATCATCGCGAAGCAACGCAACGGCGCAACCGGGATCGTTGACCTGTTCTTTCGAGCCGAGTGCGCCCGGTTCGAAGATCTCGAAGACCGGGAGTGA
- a CDS encoding VRR-NUC domain-containing protein, producing the protein MSTRRAPSAKARRMLDRQYKEHDEQAAVIRWAMLRSLAIPELALLHAIPNGGHRSRVAAARLKAEGVKAGVPDLALPVPRGPYHGLYIEMKTRYGRPSVEQNWWLNRLCEQGYRAVVCRGFEEARAEIESYLALRVAA; encoded by the coding sequence ATGAGCACCCGACGCGCCCCCTCCGCCAAAGCTCGCCGGATGCTCGATCGCCAGTACAAGGAGCACGACGAGCAGGCGGCGGTCATCAGATGGGCTATGCTCCGCTCGCTCGCCATTCCAGAGCTCGCCCTGCTCCACGCCATCCCCAACGGCGGCCACCGGAGCCGGGTCGCTGCCGCCCGCCTCAAGGCCGAGGGCGTCAAGGCCGGCGTGCCCGACCTGGCGCTCCCCGTCCCGCGCGGCCCGTACCACGGCCTCTACATCGAAATGAAAACCCGCTACGGGCGCCCGTCCGTCGAGCAGAACTGGTGGCTCAACCGGCTCTGCGAGCAAGGGTACCGCGCGGTGGTCTGCCGGGGATTCGAGGAGGCCAGGGCGGAGATCGAGTCGTACCTGGCGCTGAGGGTGGCGGCGTGA